The window GGCCCAGATCCAACGCTCGTAACTCTGCGGCGACGTCGCGCGGGTCGTCACCGCCATCCGAACTCACCGGCAGAGGATGGGGCTGGCTCGAGTCGGTATCCGGTGACTGATCACCGCCTGAGCCGTCGGCGTTCCCGGAAGCCAGTTCTCTCGCCCGTTCGACGACCGGTTCAGGCACGCCAGCGGCCGTCGCCACCTCGACACCGTAGGAGCCCTGGGCCGCACCTGGGACGATTTCGTGATCGAAGACGACCTCACCATCTTCCTGGGTCGTCTCGAAGTGGCGCGCGAACGCCGCGTCGAGTTCGTTCGCAAGTTCAGTCAGCGGATGGTGATGAGTCGCAAACAGCGTGAGTGCGCCAACCTCGTCGTGGATGAACTCGGTGATCGCCCGGGCGATGGCGAGGCCGTCGGCCGTCGACGTCCCCCGACCGACTTCGTCGAGCAGAACGAGCGAGCGGCCGTCGGCTTCCCGCAAAATCGTCGCGAGCTCGTCCATTTCCACCATGAACGTCGAGCGGCCGCCGGCGATATCGTCGCTGGCCCCGACGCGGGTGAAGAGCCGGTCGAACGGTGTCAGTGCGACTCGACAAGCGGGGACGAAACTCCCCACCTGCGCCAGCAGGACGATCTGGGCGACCTGGCGCATGTACGTCGACTTGCCGGACATGTTTGGCCCGGTGATGATCGCCAGGCGATTGTCGGAATCGAACCGGCCGTCGTTCGGGACGAAGGAGTCCTGCGTTCGCTCCACGACGGGGTGGCGACCGCCCTCGATCTCGAGGCGGGCGTCGCCGTCGTCACGAGCCCGAACGTCGGGCCTGCAGTAGTCGCGTTCGGCCGCCACGGTTGCCAGCGAACACAGCGCGTCGAGGGTTCCGAGCGCGTCGGCGAGTGACTGTACCCGCGTCACCTCCTCGGCGACCTCGCGGCGAACCGTACAGAAGATCTCGTACTCGCGTCGATCCGCACGACCCTCGGCACCGATGATCTCTTCCTCGCGGCGTTTGAGTTCCGGCGTCACGAACCGCTCCGACCGCTTGAGCGTCTGGCGACGCTGATAGTCGTCGGGAACGGCCTCGAGGTTCGGGTTCGTGACCTCGATGTAGTAGCCGTGTACCGAGTTGTAGCCGACTTTTAGCGACTCGATTCCGGTGCGTTCGCATTCCTCGGCCTCGAGGTCGTCGATCCACTGTTTGCCGTTTCTGGCGGTCTCGCGCAACGAATCGAGGTCGTCGTCGTAGCCGTCTGCGATGATCTCACCTTCGGTGATCTCGTGGGGCGGGTCGGTGACGATCGCCCGGTCGATCAGGCGACGGACGTCCTCGAGCGGGTCGAGCGCCTCACGAATACGGGTCAGGCGATCGCAGTCGACACCATCGATTGCGTCCCGTATCGCGGGGACGGTGGCGAGGGTGTCGCGCAACGAGCGCAGGTCGCGGGCGTTGGCGCGTTCTCGAGAGATGCGCCCGATCAATCGCTCGAGGTCGTACACGCCCCGAAGCGCCTCTTGAATCGAATCCCTGGTTCGGGGATCCTGGGTCAATGACTCGACGGCGTCGAGGCGGTCGTCGATTCGATCGGGTTCGAGCAACGGTCGCCGTAGCCAGTCTCTGAGTGTCCGGCCGCCGAGGGCGCTCTCGGTTTCGTCGAGCACGTCCACGAGCGTCGCCTCCTCCCGGCCGTGGACGGCGCGCGGTTCGAATAACTCGAGGCTGCGGACGGCGACGGCGTCGAGCAGCAGGTATTCCCGGGAATCGTACCGACGAAGGCGGGTCAGGTACTCGAGGCGGGTGCGTTCGGTTTCCGTCGCGTCGGCTGTCCCGTTCAGGTGCTCCCTCTCGACACCGTCCGAATTGTCCGTCTGGGTCATTTCGGTGGACGCCCCCTCGCCGTCTCCGCTGACTCCGCCGCGGACGTACTCCGCGTACGCCAGAATCGCCCCACAGGCCCGTATCTCCGCGTCGCTCGCGACCAGCGACTCCGGATTGCCGAAGTACGACCGCAGGATTTCCGTGGCCGCCTCGAGGTCGAACGCCGCCGGTGAAAACGGCGTCACCATACATCGTTCGGGGGCGAGGTCTGCGGGTGCGTCCGGCCCGACAACGGCCTCCGATGGGGTAAATCGGCTGACTTCGTCGGCGATGCGGTCGGGGGTCGTCGCACTGGTGGTCAGAAAGTCACCGGTCGAGACGTCGAGCAAGGCGAGGGCGATGTCCGCATCTGGATCGCCGCCGGGTTCGTCGGTCGCTCCAGATCCGTCACCCGCAGCGATCGCTGCGACGAAGTTGTTGTCGTCGCTCGAGAGCAGTTCGTCTTCGGTGAGCGTCCCTGGGGTAACGACGCGCGTAACAGCCCGTTCGACGACGCCGGCCGATTCGCCTGGTTCTTCGACCTGATCGGCGATGGCGACCCGGTAGCCCGCCTCGAGCAGTTCCTCGATGTAAGAGGCGGCGTTGTCGACGGGGACGCCAGTCATCGGGTACTCGCCGGTCGAGTCCTCCCGGCTGGTGAGGGTCAACTCGAGTAGTCGGGCGGTCGTTTCGGCGGCACCACAGAAGGTCTCGTAGAAGTCACCGACCTGAAAGAGAACGATGGCGTCGTCGTAGCGAGCACAGAGGTCGTGATACTGGGCCATCATCGGCGTGAGTTCCTCGCGCCGCTCGGACATCACCGATGGGGGGCCAAGCGCGGGATCCATATTCAAACCCGACGCTTCCACGCCAAAATACCTGCTGGGTTCGGGTCACGGACGGATAGTTTCTCGAGTTTCACTATCCGGACAAACGGACAAAACATATACTTGATGACTTCATATGGCCAACTAGCTTTCCCATGCGTTCGTCCACACGCGCCGGTCATTTCGTCGGTTTCGTGGTCGCCATGGTGGTCTGTTCATTGGCTGTCGCCGGGACAGGGACAGCCGTCGCTCTCGTGGACACCTCGAGCGATCAGACGGGCGAGGTGGACGACGCGGGCTCGAGTAGCCTGCTCGAAGTCAGTGGCCTCGTGCTCGACGACGATCTGGGTGACACGGTGAACGACACGACGAACGACACTGATGACGCAGTGAACGATACCGAAGACACCGTCAACGAGACCACGGACGATACTGAGGACGCCGTTAACGATACCGAAGACGCCATCAACGAGACCACGGACGATACCGAGGACGCCGTCAACGAGACCACGGACGATACCGAAGACGCCGTCAACGAGACCACAGACGATACCGAAGACGCCATCAACGAGACCACGGACGATACCGAGGACGCCGTCAACGAGACCACGGACGATACCGAAGACGCCGTCAACGAGACCACGGACGATACCGAAGACGCCGTCAACGAGACCACAGACGATACCGAAGACGCCGTCAACGAGACCAGTGAGACCCTCGAGGAAACGACAGACTCACTCGCGGGGACGACGGGATCACTCGAGGAAACGGCGGACGAGACGACCGACATGGTCGATGACACCGTTGGGACGGTCGGCGACGCGGTCGAAGAAGCGTCTGATGAAACCACTGAGACGATCGATGATACCGTCGAGACGGTCGACGATACGGTGGACGATACCGGCGAAACCCTCGAGGAAACGACAACGACACTCTCGGACACGACGAACACCGTCCTCGGGTCGACGGATATGAACGCCACGGTACGAACGGAATCAGAACTGGCCGACCTCGAGGCGACCCTCGAGGCGAACGTCACCACTGAGGAGGGAACGGAACCCGATCTCGAGGGTGCTTTCGCCGACGATGAAACGGCAAGCGGACCACTCGGTATCAGTACTCCGGAACCGTCCTCGAGCACACAGACCGCTGTCAACGGGATCCTCGCCGGGTTGCTCGGTGCCGTGGCCGTCTCGAGTATGGGTGTCGGAGTCGCCGGTGCCGGTGCTGGTGCTGGTGCGGGAGCCACCGGAGCCGGAGCAGGAGCGGCCGGAAGCACGGTCGCCAGCTGGACTGGTGCCTCGCAGCTTCGACGCTGGTGGAATCTCCTCCGTGACGCCATTTCGGTTCCATTGGCGGCCCTGTTCAGATACAGTCGCTACGACGACTCCGACCCGCTCGAGAACGACAGACGGAAGGAGATATTCGACGCGGTGACGGCCGAACCTGGACTGTACCTTTCTGAAGTGAGCGATCACAGTGACGTCCCGCTCTCGACGGTACGCCACCACGTTCGCATCCTCGAGGAGGAGAACATCGTCACCTCGATCAAAGTCGACGGGAAACGCCGATACTTCCCGATCGACGCCGACGACGTCGAACTCCACGCCGCCCTCGCCGAACCGACCCGCAGACGGTTGCTCGAGGAACTGGCGACGCTCGGACAGGCGCCCAACGGCCAACTCGCGGACGCGCTCGACCGCGATCCGAGTACGATCTCACACCATCTCTCGAAACTCGAGGAATCGGGGCTCGTCGTCCGCGAGCGAGAGGGGCGATCGGTCGTCAACGAACTGTCGCCAGCAGCCACCACCGCGTTGCTCGATGCGGAAGCGAGCCAGCCACGGCCACAGCCGGTGCCGGCGGACGACTGACGAGACGCTGGAGGGTGGTCAGTTGAGTACCGCTTCCGCTCATTTCGATCCGGTGTAGCACCCTCGAGCCCACGATTTCCACGGCGAAGTGCACACCCAGTATGTAGGGAGACCGCCGGAGGCTATTGATTTCGCCCCGAAAGGGTTAACCGGGGGTCGGGCGTACCGAGGCCCAATGACCGTGTCTCGAGTCTCGGGAGGTGTACTGCCGTGGAACTGATTATCACGGAGAAAGACAACGCCGCGAGACGCATTGCCGACATTCTGAGTGGTGAGTCCGCGAACGCGACCCGTGAAAACGGCGTGAACGTCTACGAGTGGGGCGGCAAGCGCTGTGTCGGACTCTCCGGACACGTCGTCGGAGTCGACTTCCCGCCGGAGTACTCCGACTGGCGTGACGTCGAACCCGTCGAACTCGTCGACGCGTCGATCGAGAAGACGGCGACGAAAGAGAACATCGTCGCGACCTTGCGCATTCTGTCCCGGCAGGCCGAACTGGTGACCATCGCGACTGACTACGATCGCGAAGGGGAACTCATTGGCAAGGAGGCCTACGAGATCGTCAGGGACGTCAACGAGGACGTGCCGATCAACCGCGTCCGGTTCTCCTCGATCACCCAAAACGAGGTGCAGAACGCGTTCGCCGAACCCGACGAGATCGACTTCGATCTGGCCGCCGCCGGCGAGGCCCGCCAGATCATCGACCTGGTCTGGGGGGCAGCCCTCACCCGATTTCTCTCGCTGTCGTCGGGGCAACTCGGCAACGACTTCATCTCCGTCGGACGGGTGCAGAGCCCGACCCTGAAGCTGATCGTCGACCGCGAGCGCGAGATCGAGGCGTTCGATCCCGAAGACTACTGGGAGCTGTTCGCCGACCTCGTGAAGGACGACGCGCCGTTCGAGGCCCAGTACTTCTACCTGGACGAGGACGACAACGAAGCCGAACGCGTCTGGGACGAGTCGGCCGCGGAGTCGGCCTACGAGACGCTCTCGAGTGCGGATTCGGCGACGGTGACGTCGGTCAACGGGCGAACCCGAACGGATACGCCGCCGACGCCCTTCAACACGACCCAGTTCATCCGGGCGGCGAGCGCGATCGGTTTCTCGGCCCAGCGGGGAATGTCGATCGCGGAGGATCTCTACACCGCCGGCTACATCACCTACCCGCGGACGGACAACACCGTCTACCCGGACGACCTCGACCCCGAGGAACTGGTCGACTCCTTTGTCGGCCACCCCGTCCTGGGTGAGTCTGCGGAGTCACTGCTCGAGGCCGACGAAGACCTCGTACCCACCGAGGGTGACGAGGAGACGACCGACCACCCCCCGATTCATCCGACCGGCGAGATACCGGCCCGCGGAAACGACGTCAACGAGGACGAGTGGCGTGTGTACGAACTCGTCGTCAGGCGCTACTTCGCGACGGTCGCCGAACCGGCCGTCTGGGAACATCTCAAGGTGGTCGCCGAAGCCGAGGGCTGTCTGCTCAAGGCCAACGGCAAGCGCCTCGTCGAGGCCGGCTACCACGACGTCTACCCGTACTTCAACACCTCGGAGAACTACGTCCCCGCGGTCGACGAGGGCGAAGAACTCGCCGTCGACGACGTTGACCTTGAGGCCAAACAGACCCAGCCACCGCGCCGGTACGGCCAGTCCAGGCTGATCGAGACGATGGAGGAACTGGGAATCGGAACGAAATCGACCCGCCACAACACCCTCGAGAAACTGTACGATCGAGGGTACATCGAGAGCGATCCGCCGCGGCCGACACAGCTGGCGATGGCGGTCGTCGACGCGGCCGAAAACTACGCCGATCGGGTCGTCAGCGAGGAGATGACCGCCCAGCTCGAGGCCGACATGGACGCCATCGCGACGGGTGAGGCGACCCTCGAGGACGTCACCGACGAGTCCCGGGAGATGCTCGAGGCCGTGTTCGAACAGCTCGAGGAGTCCCGTGAGGAGGTCGGCGACCACCTGCGCAAGTCGCTCAAAGACGACAAGCGCCTCGGCCCCTGTCCGGAGTGCGGCGAGGACTTGCTCGTCCGCCGGAGCCGGTACGGCTCGTACTTCATCGGCTGTGACGGTTATCCGGACTGTGAGAACACGCTCCCCCTGCCATCGACGGGCAAGCCGCTCATCCTCGAGGAGACCTGTGACGATCACGATCTCCACGAGGTGAAGATGCTCGCGGGGCGACAGACGTTCGTCCACGGTTGTCCACTCTGTAAGGCCGAGGATGCCGGCGAGGGGCCGGTGCTGGGAGCCTGCCCGGATTGTGGGGAGGAACACGGTGGCGAACTGGCGATCAAAACCCTCCAGAGCGGGTCGCGCCTCGTCGGCTGTACTCGGTACCCCGACTGTGAGTACTCCCTGCCGTTGCCCCGCCGCGGGGATATCGAGGTCACCGAAGAGGTGTGTGACGAACACGACCTCCCCGAACTCGTCATCCACAGCGGGGACGAGCCGTGGGAACTGGGGTGTCCCATCTGTAACTACCGGGAGTTCCAGGCCCGGGAGGCCGACAGCGGTTCGGCCCTCGAGTCCATCGACGGCATCGGGGTGAAGACGGTCGAAAAGCTCGAGGCCGCCGGAATCGAATCCCTCGACGATCTCACCGATGCCGACCCCGAGACGATCGCCGCTTCGGTCGACGGCGTGAGTGCTGACCGCGTCCGATCCTGGCAGGCGAAGGCGTGAACGAGAGCTGACCGGAACCCTCGAGCTGGTAGCATGGGCACCGGGTGTCGGTCACAGTGCACTGTTCACCGGAGAATCTGTACTGTGCACCGTACATTCCCTCCCATCCGTTCTACATCGCTCACCATCGCCCTCTCCCATTTGTTCTGCATCGCACACCGTCGACGATCCTGTGGATTTCGACTGATGGTGCTCGCTTTTCGTCGGCGAAACAGTCCTAATCGGGTCGCTCGAGCCGATATCACCTTCGACGCATGTATCTCTCCTGAACGGTATTGACGACTTCTCTCCCGCGCGATCTCGATGTTCTTAGAACTGACGTCATCAGGGATAGAATTAACTTGTTTCACACGGATGCACAACCAGTTGTAAACCGTGCTGGAACGGACACGGTTTGCGTCTATCCATCTATGCCACGTAACGACCCTTCGGACGCAGATAGGCCCGCTCTCGGTGAGGCCGGCGGCATCGAGGTCACCGTCGGAATCGATCAACTCGAGGTATTTCTCTCGGCTGACGACCCAGAGGTCAGGGAGTACGCAGCCAGCACGCTCGCGACGGAGGCAGCCGAACGACCCGGGGACGTTCGGTCGGCCGTCCCGGCCCTGATCGACCGCCTCGAGGACGACGCTGCCATACGATCGCAGGCGACGGCTGCCCTGGCTGCCGTCGGTCGGTCGCACCCGTCCGCGATTCAGGACGGCGTCCCGGCGTTGACCGACCGACTCGCGGGATCGGCGACGGTGCGAGCCGATGCCGTCGAAGCAATCAGTGCCGTCGCCGCCGACGATCCGCTCGCAATCGCCGAATCGGTGGAGCCGCTGACGGCGTACGTGACCGACGACGACCCTGCGGTTTGTCAGCGGGCGACGGCGGCGCTGGCGGCGGTCGCCCGGGAGAGCCCCGAGATCGTCGCTCCCGTCATCACGGATGTAGCCGCGGCAACCGACCACGACGACCTCGTCGTCCGCGCCAATACCGTCGAGACGCTCGCGACCATCGTCGAGGCCCACCCGGACGTCCTCGCTGGCGAAGAAACCGTCGCGGGCCAGCTGCTCGATCGACTCGAGGACGATCCGGCAATTCGAGCCGACGCGATGGCCGCTATTCGAGCCAGCGCGATCGAGAACCCGGACGATCCGGCGCTCGAGGTCGATCCAATCGCTGGACGCCTCAGTGATGAACAGGACGACGTTCGGATCGACGCTGCCGCAACGCTGGAGGCGCTTGCAGCGGTCGACACAGTTCGGGTACAGACAGGCGTCGAGCCACTTCGACGAGCGCTCTCGGACAGTCCGGCTGTTCGAGCATCGGCGATCAGCGCCATCAGGGCCGTCGCCGATGCGCTGCCGGAAACCGACGTCGACCCGCTCGTGTCGACCGTTCCAGCCGTGACCGATCGCCTCGAGGACGTTCAGCCACCAGTTCGATTGGATGCTGCTGCAACGCTCGATGCGATCGGTGGGGTACGTCCTGCGGCGCTTCGAGAGGCGATCGATTTACTCGCGGTTCGCCTCCAGGACGGCGACGGAGAAACGCGAGAACACGCGGCGTCTGCGCTTGCAGCCGTTGCCCACGAGCATCCGACCGACGTTGCGCGTGTCGTCCCCGACCTCGCAGGGCGACTCGAGGACGAAAAACTGACCATTAGAGCCGATAGCGCACGCGCGATTGCGGCGGTCGCGCCGACAAAACCCGCGGCCGTTCGAACGGTCGTACCGGCGCTGACGTCGAGTCTCGATACGGCCGACGACACCGTCCGGCGTGCGTCTGCGAGCGCGCTGGGAGCCGTCGCGCTCGACGGTGCCGACGACCGAGACGCCGTGGTGGAACACCTGGCCCACCTCGAAGCCGGTGATTCGGGTTTGGACTCGGAGCTGGACGTGCCACGTCTCGAGGCAGCGAGCGATCACGTCAGCGACGGCTGGCAACAGGGTCACGCCGCCCGGTCACTGGCTGAAATCGCCGAGAGACAGATTGCCGGCGTCCACCCGGCCGTCAGATCCCTGCGCAATCGCCTCGAGAGCGATTCGGTGACCGTCAGACGTGCTGCCTCGCGAGATCTGGTCGGCGTCGCCAGCCAGCGTCCGCGAGACGTCCGCTGGGCGGTCGAACCGATCGCCGACAGGCTCGACGACGACGACGCGAGCGTTCGGAACAACGCCGCGATCGCGCTCGGCCGACTGGCGGAGACGTATCCCGACGCCGTCCGGGATGCGCTCGAGGCGCTGTTCGTCTCCGTGGACGATCCCGACAGGACGGTACGGACGAACGTCATCAGCGCGCTCGCATCGGTTGGCACGACGGATGCGTCCGTCCGTTGCCCAGCGTTCTCGTTAGCGGTGGCCGAAACGGGCGCTGACGACCCGGCGATTCGAACCGCCGCACTCGAGGCGCTAGCAGTGTTACGCCCGGAGACGGGTGACGAAACGAAGGCCGCCGTAGACGCCCTTCTCGATCGTTTCGGCTCGCCGACGTGTACGCCAGCCGAACGAAGTAGCGCTCTCACCACCCTCGAGACACAGCTGTCGGCTTCTCCGGAGACGGATCCGAGCCCGATGGACGTGGTTCTCGAGGAGCTATCGGCAGACGACGAAAACCGAGCACGGACGGTCACGCAGGCGCTGGCCAACGTCTTGCAGATGAACCCGACCATGATCGACTCGATCGCCGCCGGGGCAATCGATCGGCTCGAAACGGCTGATCCGGCCCTTCGTCGGGCTCTCATCGGAGCGATCACCCGGGGCGGCGAAACGACGACCCGACCTATCAGTGCCGTGCTGGCCGAATACGTTCGGAACGGCGAGACGAACGCAGCGGCTGATATCGCATACCTTGCTGTGGTCGCCCCAGCAGACGTCGAACGGGGGGACGACGAGGTGTCGTCGCTGCTCGAGCACGATACGGAAATCGTTCGTGGCTATGCGACGCTCGCGCTCGCAGCCGTTGCCGTCGTCGGCGATGATGACGGAACCACGCTTCAGGGTCAACTCGAGACCGTCGACGATCGACTGCTCGACGTGGCATCGCTGGTCGTCGGCGGCGAAACACCCAGTCACACTGACGCAATCAACAATCAGCTGTCTGGACTCGGCCGTCGCGTCGAAAGCGATCCCTGGGCTGGTGGGCTAGCCATCCTTGGACTCTCGATACTCGCGGATGCCACTGAAGAGCTCCGACCGACGGCGTTTTCGAAGCTCGCAACCGGTCTCGAAGCCGATTCAACGGTGGTTCGGGCGACGACGGCGAGCGTCCTCGCCACGATGGCCGACGACGACACGAACGGGTTCGAGAGGGTCGTTTCTGCAATGGTTCGCGCCCTCGAGGATCCCGACGATGGCGTTCGGGCGAACGCGAGTCAGGCGCTGGCGACGCTCGCGGCCAGTGGGGCGGATTGCCTCGCGGACGCTGAGTGTGACGTCCGCGAATCCTTGCTCGAACGCCGGTCGGATCCGGAGTATCACGTTCGGACGCAGGCATGTCGCGCTCTCGGCGCACTCGGATCCGGATCGCCAGCATCGGTTGCCCCGCTCGTCGACGACCCGGTTCCCTCGGTCGGAGAGGCAGCAACGGCGGCACGTGCCCGTCTTTCAGGCGAGTCGGCGGCCGATACCGAACACACGGAGTGGCGCGATTGGCGGATGGAACGGGCCGATGCCGCTGGGACGGGTGCCGTCCCCAGTGGTGATCCGCTCTCCGAGACGGTCGACTTCCAGTGGGGATTCGACACCACCGAACTCGCCTCGACGATTCCGACCATCGCTGGCGACTCCATCTACCTCGGCAGCGACGATGGCCGTGTCATTGCACTGGCACTCGAGGACGGTTCCGAGCGCTGGAGCTATCAGACGGGTGCAGCGGTTTCGACGTCACCGGCAGTGGTCGACGACCGGGTGTACACGGTCAACGCCGATGGAATGGTGTACGCACTCGAGCAGGAAAACGGCGAACGCCGGTGGCAGGTTCGCCTCGACAGTTCGGTTTCGGTTGCACCGGTTGTCGTCGACGGCGTCGTCTACGTTGGCACCGACGATGGAACGGTGCAGGCGATCGACGCCGACACCGGAACCGCCGACTGGTCGGTCGAACCCGAAGAGCCGACGGCCGTCACGAGCCTTGCCGTCGCCAACGACGTCGTGGTGGGATCGGCAGCAGGCGACGTCCGAGCGCTCTCGAGAGCCGATGGTGAGGGGCGATGGCACCGCTCACTCGAGAGCGTGGCAGATCAGGCGGCGAGTATCGTCAGCGTGAGCATCGACACGGGGACGGGAGCCGTTATCGCTGCGTGCGAACGCGGCACGGTCGTCGCACTCGAGTGGGACGACGGCACGTCCCGGTGGCGCTTCGACACGGGAGCACGTCTCGAGACGGGGCCAGCCGTCGCACACGGAAGTGCGTACGTCGCCAGCACCGATCTAAGCGTGTATGCGATCGATCTGCGTTCGGGGGCCGAACGGTTCCGGTTCGATACCGGCGGCTCGACGCCGACGGCACCGGCGGTGAT of the Natronosalvus vescus genome contains:
- a CDS encoding DNA topoisomerase I, with protein sequence MELIITEKDNAARRIADILSGESANATRENGVNVYEWGGKRCVGLSGHVVGVDFPPEYSDWRDVEPVELVDASIEKTATKENIVATLRILSRQAELVTIATDYDREGELIGKEAYEIVRDVNEDVPINRVRFSSITQNEVQNAFAEPDEIDFDLAAAGEARQIIDLVWGAALTRFLSLSSGQLGNDFISVGRVQSPTLKLIVDREREIEAFDPEDYWELFADLVKDDAPFEAQYFYLDEDDNEAERVWDESAAESAYETLSSADSATVTSVNGRTRTDTPPTPFNTTQFIRAASAIGFSAQRGMSIAEDLYTAGYITYPRTDNTVYPDDLDPEELVDSFVGHPVLGESAESLLEADEDLVPTEGDEETTDHPPIHPTGEIPARGNDVNEDEWRVYELVVRRYFATVAEPAVWEHLKVVAEAEGCLLKANGKRLVEAGYHDVYPYFNTSENYVPAVDEGEELAVDDVDLEAKQTQPPRRYGQSRLIETMEELGIGTKSTRHNTLEKLYDRGYIESDPPRPTQLAMAVVDAAENYADRVVSEEMTAQLEADMDAIATGEATLEDVTDESREMLEAVFEQLEESREEVGDHLRKSLKDDKRLGPCPECGEDLLVRRSRYGSYFIGCDGYPDCENTLPLPSTGKPLILEETCDDHDLHEVKMLAGRQTFVHGCPLCKAEDAGEGPVLGACPDCGEEHGGELAIKTLQSGSRLVGCTRYPDCEYSLPLPRRGDIEVTEEVCDEHDLPELVIHSGDEPWELGCPICNYREFQAREADSGSALESIDGIGVKTVEKLEAAGIESLDDLTDADPETIAASVDGVSADRVRSWQAKA
- the mutS gene encoding DNA mismatch repair protein MutS yields the protein MDPALGPPSVMSERREELTPMMAQYHDLCARYDDAIVLFQVGDFYETFCGAAETTARLLELTLTSREDSTGEYPMTGVPVDNAASYIEELLEAGYRVAIADQVEEPGESAGVVERAVTRVVTPGTLTEDELLSSDDNNFVAAIAAGDGSGATDEPGGDPDADIALALLDVSTGDFLTTSATTPDRIADEVSRFTPSEAVVGPDAPADLAPERCMVTPFSPAAFDLEAATEILRSYFGNPESLVASDAEIRACGAILAYAEYVRGGVSGDGEGASTEMTQTDNSDGVEREHLNGTADATETERTRLEYLTRLRRYDSREYLLLDAVAVRSLELFEPRAVHGREEATLVDVLDETESALGGRTLRDWLRRPLLEPDRIDDRLDAVESLTQDPRTRDSIQEALRGVYDLERLIGRISRERANARDLRSLRDTLATVPAIRDAIDGVDCDRLTRIREALDPLEDVRRLIDRAIVTDPPHEITEGEIIADGYDDDLDSLRETARNGKQWIDDLEAEECERTGIESLKVGYNSVHGYYIEVTNPNLEAVPDDYQRRQTLKRSERFVTPELKRREEEIIGAEGRADRREYEIFCTVRREVAEEVTRVQSLADALGTLDALCSLATVAAERDYCRPDVRARDDGDARLEIEGGRHPVVERTQDSFVPNDGRFDSDNRLAIITGPNMSGKSTYMRQVAQIVLLAQVGSFVPACRVALTPFDRLFTRVGASDDIAGGRSTFMVEMDELATILREADGRSLVLLDEVGRGTSTADGLAIARAITEFIHDEVGALTLFATHHHPLTELANELDAAFARHFETTQEDGEVVFDHEIVPGAAQGSYGVEVATAAGVPEPVVERARELASGNADGSGGDQSPDTDSSQPHPLPVSSDGGDDPRDVAAELRALDLGRLTPVEALTELDRLKRLLE
- a CDS encoding PQQ-binding-like beta-propeller repeat protein, translating into MPRNDPSDADRPALGEAGGIEVTVGIDQLEVFLSADDPEVREYAASTLATEAAERPGDVRSAVPALIDRLEDDAAIRSQATAALAAVGRSHPSAIQDGVPALTDRLAGSATVRADAVEAISAVAADDPLAIAESVEPLTAYVTDDDPAVCQRATAALAAVARESPEIVAPVITDVAAATDHDDLVVRANTVETLATIVEAHPDVLAGEETVAGQLLDRLEDDPAIRADAMAAIRASAIENPDDPALEVDPIAGRLSDEQDDVRIDAAATLEALAAVDTVRVQTGVEPLRRALSDSPAVRASAISAIRAVADALPETDVDPLVSTVPAVTDRLEDVQPPVRLDAAATLDAIGGVRPAALREAIDLLAVRLQDGDGETREHAASALAAVAHEHPTDVARVVPDLAGRLEDEKLTIRADSARAIAAVAPTKPAAVRTVVPALTSSLDTADDTVRRASASALGAVALDGADDRDAVVEHLAHLEAGDSGLDSELDVPRLEAASDHVSDGWQQGHAARSLAEIAERQIAGVHPAVRSLRNRLESDSVTVRRAASRDLVGVASQRPRDVRWAVEPIADRLDDDDASVRNNAAIALGRLAETYPDAVRDALEALFVSVDDPDRTVRTNVISALASVGTTDASVRCPAFSLAVAETGADDPAIRTAALEALAVLRPETGDETKAAVDALLDRFGSPTCTPAERSSALTTLETQLSASPETDPSPMDVVLEELSADDENRARTVTQALANVLQMNPTMIDSIAAGAIDRLETADPALRRALIGAITRGGETTTRPISAVLAEYVRNGETNAAADIAYLAVVAPADVERGDDEVSSLLEHDTEIVRGYATLALAAVAVVGDDDGTTLQGQLETVDDRLLDVASLVVGGETPSHTDAINNQLSGLGRRVESDPWAGGLAILGLSILADATEELRPTAFSKLATGLEADSTVVRATTASVLATMADDDTNGFERVVSAMVRALEDPDDGVRANASQALATLAASGADCLADAECDVRESLLERRSDPEYHVRTQACRALGALGSGSPASVAPLVDDPVPSVGEAATAARARLSGESAADTEHTEWRDWRMERADAAGTGAVPSGDPLSETVDFQWGFDTTELASTIPTIAGDSIYLGSDDGRVIALALEDGSERWSYQTGAAVSTSPAVVDDRVYTVNADGMVYALEQENGERRWQVRLDSSVSVAPVVVDGVVYVGTDDGTVQAIDADTGTADWSVEPEEPTAVTSLAVANDVVVGSAAGDVRALSRADGEGRWHRSLESVADQAASIVSVSIDTGTGAVIAACERGTVVALEWDDGTSRWRFDTGARLETGPAVAHGSAYVASTDLSVYAIDLRSGAERFRFDTGGSTPTAPAVIDGVCCVGTDDGVLYALDAADGTARWRYDTDASTPIEAVAVASGLVCTVEANSVAVLGDENASWADRIGFSGLFTRFGTAE
- a CDS encoding metalloregulator ArsR/SmtB family transcription factor, giving the protein MVVCSLAVAGTGTAVALVDTSSDQTGEVDDAGSSSLLEVSGLVLDDDLGDTVNDTTNDTDDAVNDTEDTVNETTDDTEDAVNDTEDAINETTDDTEDAVNETTDDTEDAVNETTDDTEDAINETTDDTEDAVNETTDDTEDAVNETTDDTEDAVNETTDDTEDAVNETSETLEETTDSLAGTTGSLEETADETTDMVDDTVGTVGDAVEEASDETTETIDDTVETVDDTVDDTGETLEETTTTLSDTTNTVLGSTDMNATVRTESELADLEATLEANVTTEEGTEPDLEGAFADDETASGPLGISTPEPSSSTQTAVNGILAGLLGAVAVSSMGVGVAGAGAGAGAGATGAGAGAAGSTVASWTGASQLRRWWNLLRDAISVPLAALFRYSRYDDSDPLENDRRKEIFDAVTAEPGLYLSEVSDHSDVPLSTVRHHVRILEEENIVTSIKVDGKRRYFPIDADDVELHAALAEPTRRRLLEELATLGQAPNGQLADALDRDPSTISHHLSKLEESGLVVREREGRSVVNELSPAATTALLDAEASQPRPQPVPADD